From the Xiphophorus maculatus strain JP 163 A chromosome 20, X_maculatus-5.0-male, whole genome shotgun sequence genome, one window contains:
- the LOC102221289 gene encoding RNA-binding protein 6-like isoform X1, with the protein MWDGSGPRGRPPFRGDHRGEMFWGRDRPMPDYRDGMNMGHRGPRLLDFPPMDQRRMDGFPMRGHDMAPGDMRGRGPNRDFFMPRNDQDFHPRRHVEISIRDQIVENPGFRGPGRDLGGRGMPPWEPDNRFSNMRDREIFHNDMNRFDRPDIDGRRGFPMDRMERDDGFRDMPDRHPGGIGDADRYEMDLPPHERRLMDKDGREGPPFNPRGKFESDMDFRNRPGPAVDFRDRDRSPLRFGPGEFPPAERERLDMAPDVLGRRPEFKGPGDTVGCRDYPDASGSPLMDYRSGEEMTLAEEWKSRQKDKNPFLGKDLKGGPDTSFPVGLGSNVNVRDPPPFHKRDHFPSIDPPIPGKKGPQDHLMPETNPLTSRCSRNDKEWSRERDPKYIQNKMSHDERVPYLEEQNKPSREIKEPSDSFRKIKDGPPEQIPFREKLGEEEDYQSNSTIQAKDQDYRDIDYRTASRRVFDYKHEELPPTEKFVKDPNPITPSKFTDSGSQDRDYRNASVKDKVSNIISISGIPKTDSVDQILGAFAVRDGVPMQGIKIQNVVPGYSYDMAYVEFLNLEDAVHFMESNKGSIKVGTRTSAMEYVQPNECERVLLEPDHRGPPTLDSHLPPSDKPLDNLRTNQNTKGPVEELTPFQRNTDLTPEAWQQQVDQQHQQEQPELPGESSHNRNPLHMSDHLKSVFKDSKTMIIKNVKPTTTVETILKALDPFAYLDERNVRLVKGKPPGTKCFCFVDMDSHEQVRRLVELITKPRPLCIDGVRVHAEIARPLKNQNLKRDYDAPNLSMAGHPSEDTMTGQPFPPPPQYLHPLLLPMVGVPATDVAMQGDLMNINMNPATSSDPSLSLGMDYNKTATAAPALQTGGLHVPTDSAEMQPPPEGSQTYIYGSETPDTSSYLYDSTSGFYYDPETTLYYDPNSRYFYNAQTQEYLYWDGTSKTYIPVPGGSSAGSHPAPTMTAEDQAILSNPAADAPLEMKKPSAPPQASAAPVAGSADGSDGSVQSLSVVPERKEDEDSPRKDKDGKDEKPRSLAAVKIMKDMERWAKIQNRQKDTVRSPSPVLKSGVDDEKRQSKSADAAFAIFERKITGADDLFKKPLAPVKKDEKSKRPMGSLGLLASDYGAGSDEEVEEDKEEAIKSTPKSQPEEKDRLTDWKKMACLLCRRQFPNKDALIRHQQLSDLHKQNMEIHLKIKRSKKELEALENQEKQLSTRESSRSPEQKRRKQHHQQQQQHGNWAGSSRDTNKASERPGLGAEPVQQKRKTQSPSWDHNTYKQAVRKAMFARFKELE; encoded by the exons ATGTGGGATGGATCGGGACCTCGGGGAAGACCACCCTTCCG TGGTGATCACCGTGGAGAGATGTTTTGGGGTCGAGATCGTCCAATGCCTGATTATAGAGATGGCATGAACATGGGCCATAGGGGCCCTAGACTGCTTGATTTTCCACCTATGGACCAGCGAAGGATGGATGGTTTTCCCATGAGAGGTCATGATATGGCTCCAGGTGATATGCGAGGAAGAGGTCCAAACAGAGATTTCTTCATGCCCAGGAATGATCAAGACTTCCATCCTAGGAGGCATGTTGAAATTTCCATTAGAGACCAAATTGTTGAAAACCCTGGTTTTCGTGGGCCAGGCAGGGATTTAGGAGGGAGGGGTATGCCTCCATGGGAACCAGACAACAGATTTTCAAACATGAGGGACAGAGAAATATTCCATAATGACATGAACCGCTTTGACAGGCCTGATATTGATGGAAGAAGAGGCTTTCCCATGGATCGAATGGAACGAGATGATGGATTTAGGGACATGCCTGACAGGCACCCAGGGGGTATTGGTGATGCTGATCGCTATGAGATGGACTTACCGCCACATGAAAGGAGACTCATGGATAAAGATGGAAGAGAAGGGCCACCATTCAACCCAAGAGGTAAATTTGAATCTGATATGGACTTCAGGAATCGGCCTGGACCAGCTGTCGACTTCAGAGATAGGGACCGTTCTCCTTTAAGATTTGGTCCAGGTGAGTTCCCTCCAGCTGAACGGGAAAGATTAGACATGGCCCCAGATGTTCTTGGTCGGAGGCCAGAGTTTAAGGGTCCAGGAGACACTGTTGGATGTAGAGATTACCCCGATGCAAGCGGTAGCCCCCTAATGGATTATCGAAGTGGCGAGGAGATGACTCTCGCAGAAGAATGGAAGAGCCGTCAAAAGGACAAGAATCCTTTTTTGGGGAAAGATTTGAAAGGTGGACCTGATACTAGTTTCCCTGTTGGTCTCGGCAGCAATGTGAATGTGAGGGACCCACCACCGTTTCACAAGCGGGACCACTTTCCTTCTATAGACCCCCCAATACCTGGCAAGAAGGGTCCACAGGATCATCTGATGCCAGAAACAAACCCTCTAACAAGTCGTTGCAGTAGAAACGATAAAGAATGGTCCAGAGAAAGGGATCCGAAGTATATCCAGAATAAAATGAGTCATGATGAAAGGGTCCCATACCttgaagaacaaaataaaccttCACGTGAGATTAAGGAGCCAAGTGATTCTTTTAGAAAGATTAAAGACGGCCCACCTGAACAAATACCTTTTAGGGAAAAATTAGGGGAGGAAGAGGATTACCAAAGTAACAGCACAATTCAAGCAAAAGATCAGGACTACAGGGACATAGATTACAGAACAGCATCAAGAAGGGTGTTTGATTACAAACACGAAGAACTTCCTCCCACAGAAAAATTTGTAAAGGACCCTAATCCAATTACACCTTCAAAATTCACAGATTCTGGTTCCCag GATCGAGATTACAGGAATGCATCAGTGAAGGACAAAGTTTCGAATATTATATCCATAAGTGGTATTCCAAAGACTGACTCAGTGGATCAG ATTCTTGGAGCCTTTGCAGTCCGTGATGGCGTACCGATGCAGGggataaaaatccaaaatgttgtGCCAG GTTACAGCTACGATATGGCCTATGTGGAGTTTTTAAACCTCGAGGATGCAGTCCACTTCATGGAGTCCAACAAG ggATCTATAAAGGTTGGCACTAGAACATCTGCTATGGAGTACGTCCAGCCAAATGAGTGTGAAAGAGTTCTTCTT GAACCAGATCACAGAGGACCTCCAACCCTGGACTCACATTTACCCCCATCAGACAAGCCTTTAGACAATCTGAGGACCAACCAAAACACCAAAGGTCCTGTAGAGGAGCTAACTCCGTTTCAGCGTAACACTGACCTGACCCCAGAGGCGTGGCAGCAGCAGGTCGACCAGCAGCACCAACAAGAACAACCTGAGCTTCCAGGAGAGTCGTCACATAACCGCAACCCTCTTCACATGTCAGACCACCTCAAGTCTGTATTCAAAGACAGCAAAA cGATGATAATCAAGAATGTGAAACCCACCACCACAGTAGAGACCATCCTAAAAGCTTTGGATCCATTTGCGTATCTGGATGAGAGAAACGTTCGTTTAGTGAAGGGAAAGCCCCCTGGAACAAAGTGCTTCTGCTTTGTCGACATGGACTCCCACGAGCAAGTAAGGCGTTTGGTGGAGCTTATCACCAAACCCAGACCGCTGTGTATCGATGGAGTCAGAGTCCATGCTGAAATCGCAAGACCTCTCAAGAACCAGAA ttTGAAACGAGATTATGATGCACCAAACCTTTCAATGGCTGGGCATCCATCTGAAGACACCATGACAGGA CAGCCGTTCCCACCACCTCCACAGTACTTGCATCCTCTACTGCTTCCTATGGTTGGCGTTCCTGCAACAGATGTTGCAATGCAAG GAGATTTAATGAATATCAACATGAATCCTGCTACTTCGTCAGACCCCAGCCTTAGTCTG gGAATGGACTATAATAAAACTGCTACTGCAGCCCCAGCACTCCAAACTGGTGGACTTCATGTTCCCACAGATTCAGCTGAAATGCAGCCCCCACCAGAAGGATCACAGACTTACATTTATG GTTCTGAAACTCCAGACACGTCCAGTTACTTGTATGATTCAACATCAGGCTTCTACTACGATCCGGAGACGACACTGTACTACGATCCAAACTCAAGG tatTTCTACAACGCTCAAACCCAGGAGTACCTGTATTGGGATGGAACATCAAAAACCTACATCCCAGTTCCAGGAGGGAGTTCTGCGGGTTCCCACCCAGCTCCCACCATGACTGCAGAAGATCAAGCCATTCTCTCCAACCCGGCTGCAGATGCCCCATTAGAGATGAAGAAACCTTCAGCACCTCCCCAGGCTTCTGCTGCCCCTGTTGCTGGTTCTGCAGATGGCTCTGATGGATCCGTCCAATCTCTCTCTGTCGTTCCCGAGAGAAAGGAAGATGAGGACTCTCCGAGAAAAGACAAGGACGGCAAAGACGAGAAACCGAGAAGTCTCGCTGCTGTTAAG ATAATGAAAGATATGGAGCGCTGGGCAAAGATCCAGAATCGTCAGAAAGATACGGTGCGTTCTCCATCTCCTGTCCTGAAGTCTGGAGTTGACGATGAGAAGAGGCAGTCGAAGTCAGCGGATGCTGCTTTTGCTATTTTTGAGAGGAAG ATCACAGGTGCTGATgatctttttaaaaagcctcTTGCTCCTGTCaagaaagatgaaaaatctAAA CGTCCAATGGGCTCGTTGGGCCTGCTGGCATCAGACTACGGAGCTGGAAGCGATGAAGAGGTGGAAGAagacaaggaggaggcaattaaaAGCACTCCAAAGAGCCAGCCGGAGGAGAAGGACAGACTTACAGACTGGAAGAAAATGGCATGTCTGCTGTGCAGGAGACAGTTCCCCAACAAAGACGCTCTAATCCGCCACCAGCAGCTCTCTGATCTCCATAAA CAAAACATGGAGATTCACCTCAAGATCAAGAGGTCGAAAAAGGAGCTGGAAGCTTTGGAAAACCAGGAGAAGCAG CTAAGCACCAGAGAATCTTCCAGATCGCCAGAACAGAAAAGACGGAAACAGCATcaccaacagcagcaacaacatgGCAACTGGGCTGGAAGCTCAAG GGACACAAACAAAGCTAGTGAGAGGCCAGGTTTAGGCGCTGAACCTGTCCAA cagaaaagaaaaacccagtCCCCATCCTGGGACCACAACACCTACAAGCAGGCAGTACGCAAAGCCATGTTTGCACGGTTTAAGGAACTTGAGTGA